accatgcatgtctttggtttggaccgggggaggaaaccagagtacccggaggaaacccccgaggcacggggagaacgtgcaaataccacacacaaggcggaggcgggaatcgaacccccaaccctggaggtgtgaggcgaacgggctaaccactgagccaccgtgcccccataaagttgacatttaaaataaaaatttaaggtTAGCTAATAACATCTATATGCTACTTGGCTACGTTTTGTATTAGACCTGTAAGTCTTGTGATAACTTCAGAACTTTCACAGTATGGCTAGCATTTGCATTACAAGCTAACATTTTTGTAACAATGCTAGCTACCTAGCTATAAGTGGGCAAGAGGTTTACACAAGCTAGCTGGTTGAAGCTATGTCGAAGAATGTTAAAAGGTTATACCacatataaaatcatttaatacaACAAATCCAACCCAAATTTTACTTAAAACTTTGAAGAATTCTAAAGAGAGAGTGATTTCTTTATGAATATAAAAGTTGTAAATAAAGCTATGGCAACTAAATACACATCTCATGCACTTTAAATTAAGATGGAATATTTGGAACCATTTCAGAGTAGCCTAATAAGTGAATTCTTGATAAACTGAATTATTATAATTGGTTTAACATACAGATTTTACATCATATTGACAACTTTGATACGATGAACACTGGGGCCTTCTTTCTACTGGCATAACCCCAAGTTacattatatgaaataaatggaCTCTTCATACCTGCTTATTGGCTTTAAGTACGAGCCGGAGTGTAGCTATCTGTTCTCGCTTTGTGCTCAAGAGGGACTTCAGCTTGAGGATTTCCTCCATACAGGCCTCCTTGTCCTTGTCGAAGATGGGTGCCAGCTCCCGAGCAGCAGCCCTCTGTCTGGACAGTTGCAGTGAACGGTCCACAGCTCTCTGCAAGTGCTTGATCTGGTCCCGAATAATGGCGTTCAGGTTGTAAATATTCAAAGGCTCTTTGCGAAGATCTCCGCTTGCCTCTGGTAAGGGTGAAACAGAGGTTGAGGCACTGTGGAGCGGGGAGCCAAATGGGCTTCTGTTTGGACTCACTGTCTCTGCTTTACCTCCTTCTCCTAATGCTTCCTTCAAGGGTGAGTCATGAGGACTCCGAGAAGGATCTGACGAGTTGGCAGCGGCAAGTCGACGGGCAAGGCGTGGTGATAGCAATACACGTGGGTCATCAGTGCCTTTAAGACTCCCGCTACGTGTAACACGACTTTGGCGGTAATAATCTAGCATCACACGATTGGGTGTTTCATTGTTGCACAAGCAGACATGATGGTAGAGCTGGGCAAGCTCTTCGCTGAAGGTAACTAACTCATCCTGAGCAGCGTTCAGCATGGCTTGACTTTCACTGGACATGGATGATGTGCATCGGAGCTCGGCCTCTAGGCTTGCGATTCGCTCACGGCTCTCACGATACTCCTTCTCcagtgatgtcacatgctcataaAGTGCTTGCAGTTTCCCCTCACTTTGGCTACGCTCTTCTGATTGGTTCTCCACAGACTGATTGTACTTTTCCTTTAAGACTTTTAGCTCAGCTTTCAAGTCTATGACTTCTGTAACAGCCACCTTATACTTGCATTCCAGGATCTCGATGCCATTAATGTCGATGTCGTACTCACGACAGCCATTCACTGGAGTGTCCCCTTTCTCGGTCTCCTCAGCATCCAGCTCCTTATCACTGCACAGACGTTTCATAGCATTGACACGTGCTGTAAGGCAATTCACACGCTTGTGCTGCTCTGTTAGTGCCCCCTGCGTGTGCTGTAGCTGGGTCTGAGACTCCTGCAAGCTGGTGAGCAGGGTGCCCTTTTCTCGCTCCACCTAATAGATGGGAAGATACAATAGAAGAAATTAATAGAAGAACCACTGCATAGTTTAAATGCTTCAGTAATCTCagatacactgtatatattgttTCCTCAACTTGTTGAGCTATTTCACGTTCATTGTTTTAGCAACCAGAAACATATTACATTCTTTTCCTTCTAGTTTTATACTGCAGTTTAAATACGAGACAAAAAGgtacagcttgtcatgttatggATTAAACTGGAAGTCTCTCCCATGTCTCTACAAAGTGCTGTGCttccataaatgctaaatattaaATGCTAAACCTACCTACTTCCAGCACACATCACTATATTAATGATTACAAGTTTTTATTTGGGACATAACacttagttattatttatttagtttaaggTACAAATATACATTCCCCAGTTGACAGTTGTAAAAACtaataaatgatcaaattatTTGCATAATGGTGTAGATTAGATTttagttttacttttatttaaaaatgtcaagctTATATTCAGTACTAATGTGACTGAcacttaataatttatttaataataaatactacataaattaaattatttaaatattattaatgtttttatttaatgtagtaATTCTGACTCTTAAAGTTGATTGTCTTGAATCTAGATATCATGACTCATGAGAGGATTTAATATGACTAAAGTGTAGTTATGTGGAAGTGTAGCTATGAATAGGTTGACTCATACGAATAATGTTAGTCACGATTCTCCAAATTCGGATTAGGAAATCCTGctcctttaatttaatttatttatttatggcatCTTTGGTACTAATATGTAGCTCTGTATACAGAAGATTCTGTTATCACTGGTACAGTTTCTATTCCTGTCACTGTCTGTTTCCAACTTAACATGCCaaggtgcgcacacacacacacacacacacacacacacacacacacacacacacacacacagtgtaggatGACCTTTTGGCTGTACATATAAGCACTGACAGATGGAAATCTGTGGATCTGACAATACTACactctaataataaacataccTGCTGTCATTTGTTGAAATACATTTGTTGAAATAcacttattttctattttttatacatACCAACAGTACATTAAAAATTCACACAAAATGCACAATGCAGATTTTGGGATTGTATCATAGAAATGAAAAAACGCACACGGATGGGAGTAAGGTTTCTTAATCTAAATCTGGAGAATCATCACAAATGCTACTTTTATACTGTATCTCCACTTcccataaataataaacttacTAAATCCACTCATGAATCATGATATCTGGATTCAAGACAATCGACTTTCAAACCCCACTGCAGTGTTGTTATAAGTACATTGCCTAGAAATCGAAGCAAACCATGTCATCAGTCTTGGCGAAAggctttctttatttcttttcttttttctttcctaataATGCATTTTCCATAGGTCATCCTGTCTAGAGTCATATTAGTAGTTTACTGAGTGACTGACAGGCCAGGTAATGCTTCAGATGATGCTGTGTGCTTATAGGAAAAGTTCCTGTTAGAAGCCGGCCTTCCTTTCAGAATAAAAAGCTCATTATTCGACTGTAGTTAATAACTACTTATtaatgtaaatagtgtataaaaagCCAGTTCTTGCTCTAAATACGCTATTGATTTAACTTGGATTGAATATGGATGGTCGAGGTAACTAGGTTAAGGCTTTAAATGCAGTGTTATATATTTGAGCCTACGGCTGCATAAAAATGAAACCATAACCATTATAAATCCATTCTCCAAACCTTAGCCAAATGAACTGATGtatgttttaaatacaaaataaactccACTTTATCCACAGAATAATACAGTGCACCATCAAACTACAACGGACAAAACTCTAGGCAATTTATGTTTCCACACAGGAAAAAAGGAGTAATTAATAAACGAAGGCAAGTATTATGATTGTGGTGATATTATAATTAATTGATGTGCTGTGTGAGACTAAAGAGTAACCTTAAAGAGTAGAAAATAACCTTTCTTGATAATCCTGATAATGTCCGTAATTTATTATATGACTACAGACAAGAGATATAAAAAGTAGTGTACAcagacattttaacaaaaaaaaggaaaaggaaaaacttcTGCTTGTGACTAACCTGTAAGAGTTGCTGTTTCAGTTTTTGGATTTCAGACAGATTGAGTTCGCTGAACAGATCAGACACAGGGTTCAGTGTCGGACGGTGGTAGTCACCGTTCATCTTTGGCCCATGGCCGTTACATCCGTTACACCTGTTACTGTCCTCGTTATTAGGACTAGAGCCGGAGGCCAAGGTGCCGTTAGTGGTCGGCTCCTCTGCATACTTTAATCCCTCCACCACAGAGATGGGGATCTGTGTGCCTGTTCCATACACACTGTCAGTCAGGCTGAGATGGTGGGCTAGCTCCTTCCTCAGGCTGTTCTTCtgttctctttcactctttagAGCATCCAGTGCCTCTTCTAATTGTCCCTCAGAGATGTCCTTCAAACGCAACGCGTCATCTAATTGGCTGTTTAGTAGAACTGTTTCTTCCTCCAATACTTTGATTTCATGCTTTAATCCCTCATACTCCACCTGTGAATAGAAGGATTTGTTTTATGTAAGGAGTAAAAGATGATGGTGAAAGCtcttatagaaaaataatcaatattcAGGGTGGTGTATAGACAGACAGGCCATTACCACCATAAAGTTAATTCTTTTCCAtctccaaagtgttttattccttttccaCATCATACATACATGCTGTGGAATGTCCACAAAataagttagttcctgttatcacttatacATTAGCAGCTATAAAAATAAGGCATCTTATCATGTTTGCAGAGAAATTACAAAACCCTCCATGCTGAAGAATAACCTACTGTATGACTTAGCTCTAACTGTTACAAATCACATACTCTGGAGACTGCTTTTACAGTAGCAATACAAGATAAATCTTTGTACTGTAAAGCTctccatattttttttacaattactGAATCTAAAAAGCTCTCTAATTACAGTGTGAATAAAGGCCATTATGTCATGTATCCACCCTGTGTTGGTTGTTACTATAGATATTATACTACTGTAGATATATTACTAtaaatatactaatataatGCTTTAGAATTAGTGCAATAATATAAAGTCTGACTCTATTATTTGCCACTGGCtcgtatttctttatttctcttaaaaAACATTAGGGTTAAATCGAGAACCTTGATGGGTTGTTGAATGTCTCCCTGAGGAAACCCACCAGGTTTCTATATAAAAAGCAACAACagtgtatttctttgccagataaaaataaaaatcctttaaactttaaaaggtttaaacaataaaaacgtTATAGAAACCATTTATTTCTAGGGGTCCACGTGAATGTGGTATGCAGTGTGCAGTGTAGCTGTTCCTCATATAAGCAATTTATCTGAAATAGCTATTGGGTAACATTTACAAGTTTctttgtgtaaatgttcattcattcagctaAAAGTTAAAGACAGTGGTCAAAAGGAAAAAGCAAGTGTGTAAGTgactgtttctttgtgtgtgttcacctggtTCTGCTTAAGTGTGGACACCAGTTTCTGTAGGGTGAtgttctcctcctccagctcaGTGTAGTCCTGTAGCAATCGGGCTTCTCTGAACTTATACTCTTTAATCTCTTCTTTCATTCTGCTCTTCTGCAGCTCCAGCACCTCGTTACTCTGTGGAGAATAGTGATATGGCAAGAGAGGAAACAGCATCTTGTTATTCTAACATGAGGGAAAGTAGATCTGAGCCTCTTTCCAACTATATTACAGCAAGCACAGAGAGATGGAAGACAGTACACTTTGGCATTGGCATTAACATTCACTTGAAGCAGCCAACAAAAGTGCCAATTTGTCTAGAGTAGTTAATTAACTTGTATGCCTCCtcgtggtccagcggcaggatccccTGATCTCATTGCCGTGGCCCAGGTTCAATTTCCCGGGCAGGGAGGTAACCCCGCCACTGCACAGTAAACTCTCAGTGCCTGTCCCAAGTCCTGATTAAAAAATGgtagggttgcgtcaggaagggcaaaACCTGTGCCAAACCTAATACAGTATGTTGACCACATGATCGGCTGTGGTGgccccaaacagggagcagagggaagtatccatccatccatccatccatccatcttctaccgcttatccggggccgggtcgcgggggcagcagtctgagcagggacacacagacttccctctccccagacacttcctccagctcctgaataccgaggcgttcccaggccagccgagagacatagtccctccagcgtgtcctaggtcttccccgagGCCTCCTctcggttggacatgcccggaacacctccccaggaggcgtccaggaggcatccggaacagatgcccgagccacctcagctgactcctctcgatgtggaggagcagcggctctactctgagctcctcccgggtgaccgagctcctcaccctatctctaagggagcgcccagccaccctgcggaggaaactcatttcggccgcctgtatccgggatcttgtcctttcggtcatgacccaaagctcatgaccataggtgagggtaggaacgtagatcgactggtaaatagtctttcttcaccacaacagaccggtatatcgaccgcatcactgcagaagatacaccgatccgcctgtcgagctcccgctccatccttccagAGGGAAGTACAAGAAGTTAATTAAACTTATTGAAAATTTTTACCCCAATACCACATATGCTGTACATGTGATCATTATCACATAACACCTTTGTAAAGCTTCATTACTCTTATTGAATGGTGTTCTCATTCTGTCCATATTTCTGCTAATGTGAATGCTGGATTATAAATTGCTCTCCTTGTAAGGAAACCCTGATGTCTGCATTCCCTCCCTCACTGAATACTATATATAGAGAAAATAGAACAAAGAAATGTCCAGATGCAGAAACAGCTGAATATGAcagtgataaataaatgaagataaaTGTCGCCTTGGGGTAAAACCATTACTATACTTTTTGTATGGTGCaggaacatatatatatagaatatatataaattttatataaagaagCCAgagtttgtgttcagtgtagtacagtggaTTTCCTGTTAGTAAACATTCCATGTAGAAGCCCTTTAAGAAATCTAGAAATTTAGAAAGTGTAACTTCACTTCATGCAACAATGttaatttttaattgtttaattattataacattaCCTGGATATGTACCTGCACCTTTGTAGCTGTCCCTAAGCCATACATACTAATAATTAGAATATatcctatactgtatatgtccaATTAGACACAAATGAAAGTTAAATCAACTGTAGATATGTACAGCTGTAATTGTAGGAGGTTTGGAACAAAATTAGATggaatttgtctttttttctttgctatataatacataattttttttttgctgggaTTTGAATCAGTGCCATCTCTGGTTTAGATACTTGGAGACCATCGTTATTCTCTCTGAAAATATTCACACGTTTCCAAACACTGCTGATTCGTGCTAACATGCAGGGTGAAATCCCAGTGCTGAGTGAAGATGCTCACAGAAGTGCTGATTCAgaaactactgtgtgtgtgtgtgagtgtgtgtgtgtgtgtgtgtgtgtgtgtgtgtgtttgtgtgtgtgcttgtagcTGAGTTTGGAGTCTGGCCAGGTCCTGTAGAGATACAGTGAAGTGAATCTTCTTCTATTTTACACACTGTGCAGCCATTTGAGCTCTGCTCTGATAGTCTCTATAGTAATCTCCAGTACTCTATATATTATAGAGTTATATTAGGCAGTTACACAGTATTAGGCCATGAACAGTGACCTTGAAAGGTGAGTAGTGTTATTGATTAGTGTGTACAACTCAGCGTTCACAGAGGATGTGTTGAATCAGTGTATATTCACAGCATAGCGGTGTCTTCAGCTACAAATGAGCTGGATGTAAAGTCCTGAGGATTACTGAACAATTATCACCCAGTAGGATGCAATTGTCATTGTTAATTaggggctacacacacacacacacacacacacactggggtcAGCAGCAGTGCACCAGCATGATGCTGGATCTGACCCAGAAAGTGACACAGACCAGAATGctggaataaaataaacctCTGCATCATAATGAAAAAACAGACATAATTCAGAGGTACAAAgagataaattatatataaggTTATTTTCACGTAATTTTTGAAGAACATCGCTTCTTTAGTGAATTGCAAAGCCATGCATGCTAACAGATAGAAAAAATCTGTATTGTCTCAGCTCATGTAGATGAAAGTTTCTGTTTATTCACCCCTTTTTTCTAtcaatttttaaatttacatttttctttaaagacTGAGCTTTACAATGTTTTTTAAGTAAAGCATTTCATTCATAAAGTACAGGGAAAAAACATAACTAATACATGACACAAAGAATACTTGGATAAAACAATCAGGAGACACAACTCGGTTGTAAAAAGAGATTAAACCTAGAGGGTATATAAGTTTAAGTTTGTGAAAAATCTAAAGAAGAAATAATATTCCGTGTTCTGTTGAAAATCGTATCTTACTCATAAGAACTTATAGTACTAAAGAAGctctgtgtgttatttgtgtgtatatttgtgtcttTATGCCGACCTCAGGACATTCCCCTTATTCCTGAGCTCAGTAACAGATTTGCCCTCTACAATAGCCCATGGCGACAGTCTCTGACCCTGACACCACCCCTGGCCTATGATAACTGCTGActcaaacacaataacacacatgcgcacactcTGAATGACTTCAGTCAAGACCTGAAGGctaatacaaacacatatgaGTAATGAGCAGTACTCAGTAGTTAAGACTTTAAACAACTGATCAGAAGGTGAGAAACCCCAGCACTACCTTTCTGCTACTGTTAGGTGGTTAAGCAACTGTCAAGTTTAAGTTATGTTGGATAAAACTTTTCAGAAAATTGTTAATATAATGCAGGTACATCACACGGACATAATTTAACATGGACATAAATCCCTGTAGAATTATCTCCATTTTAAAACGATCTTCAATTTTCTAGGAAAACTGACCTCTCTTAATTCCTGGATTAGCATGTTAAGGCGTTCGCtctctgcctgtgtgtttgAAGCAACTGAGCGACTCAGACTGAGATCTGTCTGCAACTCCAGCAGGCGATTCTTGTAGTATGCCTCTTTGGAGGCAGACTCTTGCAGAAGCGTCTCCTCATTCGTCTCACCGTGCTCTGCCACTTTACGCTGGTTAGAGTACGCCTGGCCAAATGCCTGCAGAAACCAAATAGATAAAGATTAGTCACCAAGACAGAAGCCAatttagcagttttttttattttccctgtttggtTAAAAAATGGTTACAGATTTCAATCACTGATCCTTGTGCATGAACAAACTTGATGAACTTTTTGACGTGTCCTAGGTTCTCCACACCTGCACAGACGCCTTACCGCTGCAGGTACACATGAAGGTAAATGAGATAATATTTCAGCACCTTGCTCTGaccaataaaataaagaattctCCTGACACAGGTTGTTCTCTACTAATTGACACCTCATGCATTGATTGGAAAACAACACTAACTGTAAACAGATACATAGAAGTTTTAAAAAGCTAGAATTTCAGGATTGGGACATCAGAATCAGGAGAAAAGGCACTCTGTTCAGAAAACAGCAGCGTCAATACATCTTTGAGAATAGAACAGATTGAATAATCTTTATTATACCATTGCACTGTTggattctcaaatctgattggtcagaaggtgaccAATAACAGCGCTAACAGAAGTTCTACAGGATTTCTAATCAGTTTCTATTAATGTACATGTTCTTATATGCACATGTTCTGATGTGAATAGTAGACTCATGTGGCAGATGATCTGGCTAATAAAACCTAAAACTATTAAAAAGCATGttgttatttacaaaaaaaaagattgacatGAAGTTCTCTATATCGATATATTTatctaacatttatggaagattTAAGTAAGATTTAAATTTTCAGACCACTAGTCTTAACCACGCTAAATTCACATAATTTCTCAATATTAAATGGAACATTATCATACTTTTAAAAAAGAGGTACAATATAAAAACCAAATCTTTCTGCCATCTCTAGTGTTTGTTTACCTAGTTTTCTCTGGGGCTATTAtatactgaagataaatgaagatTCTACAGCAGGCTCCTACCTGACAAGAAAATCAATGGATTGCTCACGGGGAAAAATAGAGGGAAAGAAACAGTATGTCATGAAGGGCAAAAAAAATCGATGCAAAAGTTGCTGAAAAGGCACAGAGCACATTATTAGACATACTCTGCACATGCTGTCCTCATCCTATTTCTACCAGGACGCTGAGATATGTTTcaaatgtgtataatgtgtaaacTCTGTATAAAAGTACGCATTTACTTTTATACAGAGTTTTATGTATACATGGGTTAAAAATCATGTAACTCtggaacaaagaaaagaaagaaagaaagaaagaaagaaagaaagtgcaaCATCAGGCAGGGGTAAAGTTCAGAGCAGATACAGCAGCATGCTTAAAATTccatatgtttttctttctgtccatACTGTTAATAAGGCACAGCTCAGTTAAAGCAAATTAGCAAATCAGCAAAACACAAACTAACACCTGGGACATGGCCTTGCCTTTATGATACAatgaaaatattacaaaaatatacgGAACACACTTCCTGTTAGTGGTTTATTGGTGGTGTCAGCCAGATATAATCTCAACTGTGAAAACTGTCAGTATTGCAAAAAAAGATGAATTCTCAACAGGGACACAACAGTCTTCATCTCTCAGCATTAAGAGTTAAACCAGGAAAAGAAGAACATTGCTACAGTAAGTTTAATCAGCCAAGACTATTCAGCATGACAGATACGTGTAGTTTCGTTAGCTGCTGTTTTAGTTACTCTTTGCAATGTGAAGAGTATGTGCAATGTGCAATTACTCTTtgcaatttatttctttaatacaaCTTATTGTGGTGTTGTACGGGTATCTTCATAAGTTCTGAAAACACAGAATCAAGAGCAGTTCATATTAAACTTATGTCTCACGTAATACAAACACCAATAAGTGTGTCAAATTTCACATTTACTTCAGTTACTGATTTTCAGTAACTGCATTTTCCTCTTCAGGACTGAATACAGCCTGACTAAGTCACACTCAGAGGCAATTCACCTACCTGCCTGTGTTTATATGGTGTGAGGAAATCTTAGAATCTGGAGGAAACTAAGTAGGCTTTCACACTGgtagtttagtctgaaacagaaCACAGTTTGCATGATAAATTGGTGATGTGAAAACTATTTTGTGGACCAGGCCAGATGGTTACGAACCCGAGACAACCTGTAGAAGGTGGTATGAGTTTGGTTGCACTGGATTCCTGTGACTGTGAATGCAACGCCTTAATGTTGTGAGACACAGAAGAAGTGAGGTGCCTTTTTTAGATatgagagaagaaaagataCAGGACCAGAACTCACAACTCACAATaatgaaaaagcaaaaagatTTTGGTGTTGCATCTGTTTTCCTTGCACCTTTGTGATGAGGTACGTTGAGGATGAACGCAATTGCACCGAGGTTCAACAGAATCATGtgagtctgaaaccagaccaaCGCTGCAGGGGCAACAAGAACACTCAGATCTGGATCACAGCAAATTTACCCATTGTGAAAACCATTTAAGAACACATACAACAAAACTCCCAAGAAGACTATGGAGCTGTCAAGTGTCTCTTCCTACTCCAGTCATTTTTACAGTCTTTATGAGAGTATGGACGTTTTAATACCATTCAATCCCACTGTCTCTTCACTGCAATGCATTATTAATAAGGCCACTGGTGCTTTATGCACTTTATCAGCAGTTATTAGATGTAATTTTGTGCATGTACAGGAGCAGACAGTGTGTAGGATAAGCACAGATCATTTAttacatctacagtacatcagCTCTTTAAAATGTGCATGAAATGTCCTCGCGTGTCTACTGGATCTACTGCATCCTCACTGTTTTCATTTATAACTCATTCATGTGCAGAAAATATGCGGTGCAtgcataatgattttttttccctcagagtGATAGCGCAGAGTGATCTCTTTGAAGGAAGCTGTCATTGCTTCACAGATGTGGAATAACAAAGATAGCCGGCAGATGCCAACTGCTAACAGGCTGACAACTGTCTCTGGCAGTGAAACTTAAAAAACAGCAGTGAGGAGAGCAGATGCATGATCACTTTACATAAAAGACAGATAAACTAACAGAAATGTAATAAGCATTTCATCTGCTTCATGATAATAAATATGAGGCCAAATGGCAATAATACACATTTACAAATTCCTGGAAactctt
Above is a window of Tachysurus vachellii isolate PV-2020 chromosome 9, HZAU_Pvac_v1, whole genome shotgun sequence DNA encoding:
- the bicd1a gene encoding protein bicaudal D homolog 1 isoform X2; translated protein: MAAGGGCAESADEYRAEVERLSRELADANREKIRAAECGLAVLEENQSLKQHCAEMEAEQEALRRELEQLQEAFGQAYSNQRKVAEHGETNEETLLQESASKEAYYKNRLLELQTDLSLSRSVASNTQAESERLNMLIQELRESNEVLELQKSRMKEEIKEYKFREARLLQDYTELEEENITLQKLVSTLKQNQVEYEGLKHEIKVLEEETVLLNSQLDDALRLKDISEGQLEEALDALKSEREQKNSLRKELAHHLSLTDSVYGTGTQIPISVVEGLKYAEEPTTNGTLASGSSPNNEDSNRCNGCNGHGPKMNGDYHRPTLNPVSDLFSELNLSEIQKLKQQLLQVEREKGTLLTSLQESQTQLQHTQGALTEQHKRVNCLTARVNAMKRLCSDKELDAEETEKGDTPVNGCREYDIDINGIEILECKYKVAVTEVIDLKAELKVLKEKYNQSVENQSEERSQSEGKLQALYEHVTSLEKEYRESRERIASLEAELRCTSSMSSESQAMLNAAQDELVTFSEELAQLYHHVCLCNNETPNRVMLDYYRQSRVTRSGSLKGTDDPRVLLSPRLARRLAAANSSDPSRSPHDSPLKEALGEGGKAETVSPNRSPFGSPLHSASTSVSPLPEASGDLRKEPLNIYNLNAIIRDQIKHLQRAVDRSLQLSRQRAAARELAPIFDKDKEACMEEILKLKSLLSTKREQIATLRLVLKANKQTAEVALANLKSKYENEKTIVTETMMKLRNELKALKEDAATFSSLRAMFATRCDEYVTQLDEMQRQLAAAEDEKKTLNSLLRMAIQQKLALTQRLEDLECDHEQSHRGRGVKIPKIRTSPQKIVSSLLHQYRHTPDK
- the bicd1a gene encoding protein bicaudal D homolog 1 isoform X1, producing the protein MAAGGGCAESADEYRAEVERLSRELADANREKIRAAECGLAVLEENQSLKQHCAEMEAEQEALRRELEQLQEAFGQAYSNQRKVAEHGETNEETLLQESASKEAYYKNRLLELQTDLSLSRSVASNTQAESERLNMLIQELRESNEVLELQKSRMKEEIKEYKFREARLLQDYTELEEENITLQKLVSTLKQNQVEYEGLKHEIKVLEEETVLLNSQLDDALRLKDISEGQLEEALDALKSEREQKNSLRKELAHHLSLTDSVYGTGTQIPISVVEGLKYAEEPTTNGTLASGSSPNNEDSNRCNGCNGHGPKMNGDYHRPTLNPVSDLFSELNLSEIQKLKQQLLQVEREKGTLLTSLQESQTQLQHTQGALTEQHKRVNCLTARVNAMKRLCSDKELDAEETEKGDTPVNGCREYDIDINGIEILECKYKVAVTEVIDLKAELKVLKEKYNQSVENQSEERSQSEGKLQALYEHVTSLEKEYRESRERIASLEAELRCTSSMSSESQAMLNAAQDELVTFSEELAQLYHHVCLCNNETPNRVMLDYYRQSRVTRSGSLKGTDDPRVLLSPRLARRLAAANSSDPSRSPHDSPLKEALGEGGKAETVSPNRSPFGSPLHSASTSVSPLPEASGDLRKEPLNIYNLNAIIRDQIKHLQRAVDRSLQLSRQRAAARELAPIFDKDKEACMEEILKLKSLLSTKREQIATLRLVLKANKQTAEVALANLKSKYENEKTIVTETMMKLRNELKALKEDAATFSSLRAMFATRCDEYVTQLDEMQRQLAAAEDEKKTLNSLLRMAIQQKLALTQRLEDLECDHEQSHRGRGVKIPKIRTSPQKSLVDCQQPAASVPPHSRQVRSARVYTARSTNIVITLQENKLQDATSGLPCDPFKCLAHRSNIPGP
- the bicd1a gene encoding protein bicaudal D homolog 1 isoform X3, with the protein product MAAGGGCAESADEYRAEVERLSRELADANREKIRAAECGLAVLEENQSLKQHCAEMEAEQEALRRELEQLQEAFGQAYSNQRKVAEHGETNEETLLQESASKEAYYKNRLLELQTDLSLSRSVASNTQAESERLNMLIQELRESNEVLELQKSRMKEEIKEYKFREARLLQDYTELEEENITLQKLVSTLKQNQVEYEGLKHEIKVLEEETVLLNSQLDDALRLKDISEGQLEEALDALKSEREQKNSLRKELAHHLSLTDSVYGTGTQIPISVVEGLKYAEEPTTNGTLASGSSPNNEDSNRCNGCNGHGPKMNGDYHRPTLNPVSDLFSELNLSEIQKLKQQLLQVEREKGTLLTSLQESQTQLQHTQGALTEQHKRVNCLTARVNAMKRLCSDKELDAEETEKGDTPVNGCREYDIDINGIEILECKYKVAVTEVIDLKAELKVLKEKYNQSVENQSEERSQSEGKLQALYEHVTSLEKEYRESRERIASLEAELRCTSSMSSESQAMLNAAQDELVTFSEELAQLYHHVCLCNNETPNRVMLDYYRQSRVTRSGSLKGTDDPRVLLSPRLARRLAAANSSDPSRSPHDSPLKEALGEGGKAETVSPNRSPFGSPLHSASTSVSPLPEASGDLRKEPLNIYNLNAIIRDQIKHLQRAVDRSLQLSRQRAAARELAPIFDKDKEACMEEILKLKSLLSTKREQIATLRLVLKANKQTAEVALANLKSKYENEKTIVTETMMKLRNELKALKEDAATFSSLRAMFATRCDEYVTQLDEMQRQLAAAEDEKKTLNSLLRMAIQQKLALTQRLEDLECDHEQSHRGRGVKIPKIRTSPQKY